The following are encoded together in the Methanosarcina flavescens genome:
- a CDS encoding trypsin-like serine peptidase, with the protein MEDIQKLRGMPVNELLQELRAREAKTGETAMAVPAEPSESLREFNDATIVRVLKERQKVIYETDDRIDVCDLPSGPNRDDVDSVVALFRASKVIDNGDSTSTLQINNFGASQNLCPEERFRDQPTGAFCSGFLVAPDIIATAGHCVNAGNVTNVCFVFGFRMRDSSTAETIINNTEIYRGVELLGREEVGNGPDWALVRIDRPVTNHRIARIRRDGKVSDTQTLHVIGHPAGLPTKFAGGASIRDNQKNAFFTANLDTYGGNSGSPVFNSETHEVEGILVRGETDFVRQGTCNVSLICPSSGCRGEDCTRTTEFQHLVPEPSSLQEQPIPR; encoded by the coding sequence ATGGAGGATATTCAAAAACTTAGAGGAATGCCTGTTAATGAACTGTTGCAGGAATTAAGAGCCCGTGAAGCAAAAACCGGGGAAACTGCTATGGCGGTACCTGCAGAGCCAAGTGAAAGTCTCAGGGAGTTCAACGATGCAACAATTGTCAGGGTTCTTAAAGAGAGACAGAAAGTAATTTACGAAACTGACGACCGTATAGATGTGTGTGATCTTCCCAGTGGGCCAAACAGGGATGATGTGGACAGCGTAGTCGCTCTTTTCAGAGCCTCAAAAGTAATTGATAATGGAGATAGTACCTCTACGTTGCAAATCAATAACTTCGGCGCATCTCAAAACCTGTGCCCTGAGGAACGCTTCAGAGACCAGCCGACAGGAGCCTTCTGTTCTGGTTTTCTAGTTGCGCCTGATATCATCGCCACGGCTGGACACTGTGTCAATGCCGGCAATGTAACAAATGTTTGCTTTGTATTCGGATTCCGTATGCGTGATTCAAGCACTGCAGAAACTATCATTAACAATACGGAAATCTACCGCGGCGTAGAACTTCTAGGGCGAGAAGAAGTAGGAAATGGGCCGGATTGGGCACTTGTACGGATTGACCGTCCGGTAACCAACCATCGTATTGCCCGGATCAGAAGAGATGGTAAAGTAAGTGACACCCAAACGCTACATGTTATAGGGCATCCTGCCGGTTTGCCCACAAAATTCGCGGGTGGAGCGTCAATTCGTGATAATCAGAAGAATGCATTTTTTACAGCAAATCTTGATACTTACGGGGGTAACTCGGGATCTCCAGTCTTTAACAGTGAGACTCATGAAGTTGAAGGTATTCTTGTTCGGGGTGAAACCGACTTTGTCAGACAGGGTACCTGTAATGTTTCTCTTATTTGCCCGAGTTCAGGATGCAGAGGAGAGGATTGCACCCGGACTACCGAGTTTCAGCACCTTGTCCCTGAGCCGTCGTCCCTCCAGGAACAGCCAATCCCTCGCTGA
- a CDS encoding carboxymuconolactone decarboxylase family protein, with product MTENPLQVIVDQDPELFNLLENTRELAFAEGGIPLKYKFLLAMALDAAGGSAGGVKSLALQAMQAGATKKEIMQAVRIIQYIFGAGAVYTASEALKDIL from the coding sequence TTGACAGAAAACCCATTACAGGTTATTGTGGATCAGGACCCTGAATTATTTAACCTGCTTGAAAATACACGTGAACTTGCATTTGCGGAAGGCGGGATTCCCCTCAAATACAAGTTCCTGCTCGCAATGGCTCTGGATGCAGCCGGTGGCTCGGCAGGTGGAGTAAAATCCCTCGCACTCCAGGCAATGCAGGCCGGAGCGACAAAAAAAGAAATAATGCAGGCAGTAAGGATAATCCAGTACATTTTCGGGGCTGGAGCCGTTTATACAGCTTCAGAGGCACTTAAGGATATTTTATAA
- a CDS encoding GNAT family N-acetyltransferase yields the protein MIGNREFLAHKNRTLEIGYSLPASYHGRGYATEAVRSMVQWASSSLKRGSIIAYTYPI from the coding sequence TTGATAGGAAACAGAGAATTCCTTGCCCATAAGAACAGAACTCTTGAGATCGGGTATTCCTTGCCTGCCAGTTATCACGGCAGAGGATACGCAACCGAGGCCGTTCGATCAATGGTACAGTGGGCATCTTCCAGCCTCAAAAGGGGCAGCATTATTGCTTATACATATCCCATCTGA
- a CDS encoding cupin domain-containing protein, translating to MFYKNEANSYREILPGVNMKTMVYGEKTLMSEFFLKGGSVLPTHDHIHEQTGYLISGKIILTIGEETFDVEPGDSWTIPGGVTHAVETLEDSIAIEVFSPRRDEYIR from the coding sequence ATGTTTTACAAAAATGAGGCAAATAGTTACAGGGAAATTCTTCCCGGAGTTAATATGAAAACAATGGTATATGGAGAAAAGACTTTGATGAGCGAATTTTTTCTGAAAGGTGGCAGTGTCCTTCCGACCCATGACCATATTCATGAACAGACCGGTTACCTGATTTCAGGTAAAATTATTCTGACCATCGGGGAAGAGACTTTTGATGTGGAGCCTGGGGATTCCTGGACAATTCCGGGCGGTGTAACTCATGCCGTTGAAACTCTGGAGGATTCCATAGCTATCGAGGTATTTTCACCCCGAAGAGACGAGTACATAAGATAA
- a CDS encoding large conductance mechanosensitive channel protein MscL, producing MGLLSEFKDFLYEYKVIPLAVAFIMGIASTALVKSLVDNIIMPLITPFIPGGAWREATLELGSVVISWGAFLAELINFIIIAFAVFLIAKKVLKEEKVEKK from the coding sequence ATGGGGCTTTTAAGTGAATTTAAAGATTTTCTCTACGAATATAAGGTAATCCCACTTGCAGTTGCCTTTATCATGGGTATCGCATCTACAGCTCTTGTAAAATCCCTTGTGGATAATATAATCATGCCGCTAATCACGCCTTTTATTCCTGGAGGTGCCTGGAGGGAGGCTACTCTTGAACTGGGGTCTGTAGTAATAAGCTGGGGGGCTTTTCTGGCAGAGTTGATAAACTTTATTATTATTGCATTTGCAGTTTTTCTCATTGCAAAAAAGGTTCTCAAAGAGGAAAAAGTGGAGAAAAAGTGA
- a CDS encoding YihY/virulence factor BrkB family protein has product MSQGYVKNLVTRTMREWMEDDSMTYSAALAFYFVLSLPALLLFSVSIGSIFLMSKSIQENILDYLKGVVDESIISMITLLFERIPDINSLSINALIGFAILLWSASNIFRQLKNFLERAWNIKPSEPNNIKDFVKDAVVSFAIVILFGGLLVLSILVEGFVYTISRFFQNYLPFSPSIADYAGSIASFLMLVLFFILVYKLLPDKSFNLKSVLVGSLITVIMITIGKYVMGLYFLYANPASVYGAIGSIIWLFLLIYYSSIMITIGAVFTKVYSEI; this is encoded by the coding sequence ATGAGCCAAGGATATGTAAAAAATCTTGTTACCAGAACAATGAGAGAATGGATGGAAGATGATTCTATGACATACAGTGCTGCACTAGCTTTTTATTTTGTACTGAGTCTTCCTGCACTTCTATTATTTTCGGTATCAATAGGTAGTATTTTTTTGATGTCAAAAAGCATTCAGGAAAACATACTCGATTATCTAAAAGGGGTAGTTGATGAGAGCATAATCAGCATGATAACCTTACTTTTCGAGCGTATTCCGGACATTAATTCTCTCTCTATAAACGCATTAATAGGGTTTGCAATTCTACTCTGGAGTGCAAGCAATATTTTCAGGCAGTTGAAGAACTTCCTTGAACGAGCTTGGAATATAAAACCCTCTGAACCCAATAATATCAAGGACTTTGTAAAGGATGCTGTTGTATCTTTTGCTATTGTTATTCTCTTTGGAGGGCTGCTCGTACTGAGCATACTTGTTGAAGGGTTCGTTTATACGATCTCAAGATTCTTCCAGAATTATTTACCTTTCTCACCTTCCATTGCAGATTATGCAGGTTCCATAGCCAGTTTCCTAATGCTTGTACTATTCTTTATCCTTGTGTATAAACTTCTCCCGGATAAAAGTTTTAATTTGAAATCTGTTCTTGTCGGATCCCTGATAACGGTAATTATGATAACGATAGGTAAATATGTTATGGGACTTTATTTTCTGTACGCCAATCCTGCAAGTGTATATGGAGCTATAGGGTCGATTATATGGTTATTTCTTTTGATCTATTACTCTTCGATTATGATTACGATCGGCGCAGTATTTACAAAAGTTTACTCTGAAATCTAA